A single Endozoicomonas sp. NE40 DNA region contains:
- a CDS encoding alpha-galactosidase: MTKPLIHLSTDTTSVLIKADQRLPEMLYWGKKLPEGTDLEGYFHGNHRPVPQARIDTDTVLSLCPEHARGLFTSPGLEGSRQGNNWSPEFTVEEALQQKNSVVFSCRDPRAELKLSIHLTLNTATDVLESHLELTNEGSTPYQLQKLTNTLALPVTAREIQYFQGRWTHEFQAERKTLDRGGFTLENRRGRTSHEHFPGMMIGDAGFSETAGNVYGFHLGWSGNHRFHAEAMSDGRRYLQAGELLMPGEMTLASGERYTTPTLYSTFSCEGLNGISQNFHRHVRSEIVSFPEPEKVRPVHLNTWEGIYFDHDPEYILKMVSASAEIGVERFIIDDGWFRGRHGDNAALGDWYLDTGKYPEGLQPIIDCVKQHGMEFGLWFEPEMISPDSDLYREHPEWMLHTEGYDQVTIRNQYVLNLQIPEAFEFIAGRLDALLSEYDIRYIKWDMNRELVQPTHQGKAGFHGQVEAYYRLVDFVREKHPLVEIETCSGGGGRVDYEVLRRTHRFWASDCNDALERQAIQRGASYFFPLEITGAHIGAKLCHTTGRQHNGHFRGITALFGHMGVELDPASASEEEKQAFAKYIELHKSFRGLLHTGQHFRCDTDVKETQAWGVVSENQQEALLMYSQFKMSEYALAAPLKIPGLNSDTTYRVEVLENSSTDIYMKQCPPWMKESFTMSGALLEQVGLMMPVLQPESSLLIRITGV, from the coding sequence ATGACTAAACCATTGATCCATCTGAGTACCGATACGACCAGCGTACTCATCAAGGCTGACCAGCGTTTGCCCGAGATGTTGTACTGGGGTAAAAAACTGCCCGAAGGCACTGATCTTGAAGGTTATTTTCACGGTAACCACCGCCCGGTGCCTCAGGCTCGTATTGATACGGATACCGTGTTGTCTCTGTGCCCCGAACACGCCCGTGGCCTGTTTACCTCTCCGGGTCTTGAGGGCAGTCGGCAGGGCAATAACTGGTCGCCAGAGTTTACGGTTGAGGAAGCTCTGCAACAGAAAAACAGTGTCGTGTTTTCCTGTCGTGATCCAAGGGCTGAGCTGAAACTGTCTATCCATCTGACACTGAATACGGCAACAGACGTTCTGGAATCTCATCTGGAACTGACCAATGAAGGCAGCACACCTTACCAGCTTCAGAAACTGACCAATACGCTGGCTCTGCCGGTAACAGCCCGTGAAATCCAGTATTTTCAGGGACGCTGGACCCATGAGTTCCAGGCTGAAAGAAAGACGCTGGATCGTGGTGGTTTTACCCTGGAAAATCGTCGTGGGCGTACTTCTCACGAACACTTCCCGGGCATGATGATCGGTGATGCGGGTTTCAGTGAAACAGCGGGTAATGTCTATGGTTTCCACCTTGGCTGGAGTGGTAACCATCGTTTCCATGCCGAGGCAATGAGCGACGGACGTCGTTATCTTCAGGCAGGCGAACTGTTAATGCCGGGTGAAATGACTCTGGCCAGCGGTGAACGTTATACAACACCTACCCTCTACAGTACGTTCAGCTGTGAAGGTCTGAACGGTATCAGTCAGAACTTCCATCGCCATGTGCGGTCCGAGATTGTCTCGTTCCCTGAGCCTGAAAAAGTCCGCCCTGTTCACCTGAACACCTGGGAAGGCATTTACTTTGATCACGATCCGGAATACATCCTGAAAATGGTGAGTGCTTCCGCTGAAATCGGGGTTGAGCGGTTTATCATTGATGATGGCTGGTTCCGTGGACGTCATGGTGACAATGCGGCACTGGGCGACTGGTATCTGGATACCGGCAAGTACCCTGAAGGTTTGCAGCCGATTATTGACTGCGTCAAACAGCATGGCATGGAGTTTGGCCTGTGGTTTGAGCCGGAAATGATCAGCCCGGATTCTGACCTCTACCGTGAGCACCCTGAATGGATGCTGCACACCGAAGGTTATGATCAGGTGACGATTCGCAATCAGTATGTGCTGAACCTGCAAATTCCGGAAGCCTTTGAGTTTATTGCTGGCCGACTGGACGCATTGTTGTCGGAATACGACATTCGTTACATCAAATGGGACATGAACCGGGAACTGGTTCAGCCTACCCATCAGGGTAAGGCAGGCTTCCATGGTCAGGTAGAGGCTTACTACCGTCTGGTGGATTTTGTCAGGGAAAAACACCCGCTGGTGGAAATCGAAACCTGTTCAGGCGGCGGTGGTCGTGTGGATTATGAAGTGCTGCGTCGGACTCATCGTTTCTGGGCATCAGACTGCAACGATGCCCTGGAGCGTCAGGCTATTCAGCGTGGTGCCAGTTACTTCTTCCCACTGGAAATCACCGGTGCGCATATTGGTGCGAAGCTTTGCCATACCACAGGGCGTCAGCATAACGGTCATTTCCGCGGCATAACGGCACTGTTTGGGCATATGGGGGTTGAGCTGGACCCTGCCAGCGCATCGGAAGAAGAGAAGCAGGCTTTTGCCAAATACATTGAACTGCATAAATCCTTCCGGGGTCTTCTGCATACGGGACAGCATTTCCGTTGTGACACCGATGTGAAGGAAACCCAGGCATGGGGTGTGGTGAGTGAGAACCAGCAGGAAGCCCTGCTGATGTATTCACAATTCAAAATGTCGGAATATGCGCTGGCTGCGCCTTTGAAAATACCGGGTTTGAATTCTGACACGACTTACAGGGTAGAAGTGCTGGAAAACAGCTCGACGGATATTTACATGAAGCAGTGTCCGCCCTGGATGAAAGAATCATTCACCATGAGTGGTGCGCTGTTGGAACAGGTTGGATTAATGATGCCTGTTTTACAGCCGGAAAGTTCCTTGTTGATTCGTATTACCGGGGTTTAA
- the melB gene encoding melibiose:sodium transporter MelB, whose translation MSTHAENQHISLGTKFSYGLGALGKDFGCAPIYIFLMFYYTDVVGLSAAFVGTLFLVARVVDAFTDPLMGMIVDNTRSRFGKFRPWVLIGTLINAVVLIMLFSAHRYDGTFVYIYATLTYILWGVTYTIMDIPYWSIIPSLSSERSEREHLVVWPRIFASIAWTLVGGYGLYTVGVLGGGDQGHGFFLMSICIAVLFIASALLVFFRVKEKTDGGKVAKEKFTISDVKKIIGENDQLKSLIGFVLSFNIAMQLIGGFGIYYFSYAIGEPALFPMFMLVAGAAEFTGIFLFPWISKVVNRRFMWPLACGFPILCCAVLYMGSLIAPQNAILVGIAGAAMKFGNGLFNGLSTVMLADVVDYGEEKTGMRSESVIFSVQTMLVKAAGAMAGFLIGSGLTLVGYVANEIQTPDTIMGLKVLMLLVPAILVALSALIYKKTYRLDKRFEEDADLKNASYA comes from the coding sequence ATGAGTACGCACGCTGAAAACCAGCATATCTCGCTGGGCACCAAATTTTCTTACGGGCTGGGAGCTCTGGGTAAGGACTTTGGTTGTGCACCCATTTATATCTTTTTGATGTTTTATTACACCGATGTCGTTGGTCTATCGGCGGCGTTTGTGGGTACATTGTTTCTGGTCGCCAGGGTTGTTGATGCATTCACCGACCCTCTGATGGGGATGATTGTCGATAATACCCGTTCCCGTTTTGGCAAGTTCCGCCCCTGGGTATTGATTGGTACACTGATTAATGCAGTCGTGCTGATCATGCTGTTCAGTGCGCATCGTTATGACGGAACCTTTGTTTACATTTATGCGACGCTGACCTATATCCTCTGGGGTGTAACGTACACCATCATGGATATTCCTTACTGGTCCATTATTCCTTCCCTGTCTTCTGAACGCTCTGAGCGCGAACATCTGGTGGTATGGCCCCGTATTTTTGCCAGCATCGCCTGGACGCTGGTTGGTGGCTATGGTCTGTATACCGTTGGTGTTCTGGGTGGTGGTGATCAGGGTCACGGCTTCTTCCTGATGAGCATTTGCATTGCGGTTCTGTTTATTGCCAGTGCCCTGCTGGTTTTCTTCCGGGTTAAGGAAAAGACTGACGGCGGCAAAGTAGCCAAAGAGAAGTTTACGATCAGTGATGTTAAAAAGATTATCGGTGAAAACGATCAGCTGAAGTCCCTGATTGGTTTTGTACTGTCGTTTAATATTGCCATGCAGCTGATTGGCGGCTTTGGTATCTACTACTTCTCTTACGCTATTGGTGAACCAGCGCTGTTCCCGATGTTCATGCTGGTGGCCGGTGCTGCAGAATTTACCGGTATTTTCCTCTTCCCATGGATTTCCAAAGTGGTTAACCGTCGCTTCATGTGGCCTCTGGCTTGCGGTTTCCCGATTCTGTGCTGTGCGGTTCTGTACATGGGCAGCCTGATTGCTCCACAGAATGCCATTCTGGTGGGTATCGCCGGTGCGGCAATGAAGTTTGGTAATGGTCTGTTTAACGGTCTGTCTACTGTCATGCTGGCTGATGTGGTGGACTACGGTGAAGAGAAGACCGGTATGCGCAGTGAAAGCGTTATTTTCTCGGTTCAAACCATGTTGGTAAAAGCAGCCGGTGCCATGGCGGGCTTCCTGATTGGCTCCGGTCTGACACTGGTTGGCTATGTTGCTAATGAAATTCAGACACCGGATACCATTATGGGTCTGAAAGTTCTGATGCTGCTGGTGCCAGCGATTCTGGTGGCCCTGAGTGCACTGATTTACAAGAAAACCTATCGTCTGGATAAGCGTTTTGAGGAAGACGCTGACCTTAAAAACGCCTCTTATGCCTGA
- a CDS encoding beta-galactosidase yields MSLLIRRDWENPEITSWNRLKAHSPLQSWSSETSALNGVSSDRKISLDGDWSFGLFPSPEAVPASFPEKGIAESGTIKVPGNWQTQGHDKPIYTNVKYPFPCKPPFVPEENPTGCYSTTFQLPENWEANSQTRIIFDGVNSAFYLWCNGAMVGYSQDSRLPAAFDLSSYLQPGENRLCVMVIRWSDGSYLEDQDMWWLSGIYRSVTLLNKPASHITDVRITPDLDHGYEHGSLNIVVDTCQSEDLSVRTTLYSGQTVVCTKTQPVGTGPVDEKGGYDDRCIIDVDIASPTLWSAEEPNLYRLTVTLVDASGKAFETEAYNVGFRKVEIKNGLLTLNGSPLMIRGVNKHEHNPATGHFETVDDVREHLLLIKQSNFNAVRCSHYPHQPAFYELCDELGLYVVDEANIETHGMNPMGKLADDPRWLSAFMERTTRMVARDFNHPSIIIWSLGNESGYGAAHDAMYQWIKRTDPSRPVQYEGGGSNTAATDIICPMYARTDQDLPQPCYDEPKWALNKWVGLANENRPIILCEYAHAMGNSLGGFAEYWEAFRKHDRLQGGFIWDWVDQGLDKYDDNGKHYWAYGGDFGDEINDRQFCINGLVFPDKTPHPTLYEAKRAQQPFTFELTEDDSLTLDIVSEYCFVGTDNHRLSWELIAGEERLASGETVLDIAPGQRQQISIETPDNVTGALPRLNVVITQTEATAWSEAGHEIARQQFMLRESLTVNRMDVRRESAVIAESETDYSITAGNSQWLLNKTTGQLNSWIKNHEEQLLAPVQDNFFRAPLDNDIGVSEVDRPDPNAWMARWQRAGLFNLVHRCVETHCDHERGTVTAHHEYFADEQAKHPIIKTSWTYQFTVDGEAIIAVDVQLDPSLPPVPRVGASLRLKQKPDTVTWQGRGPHENYPDRKLSADFGVWSETPAAMHTPYIFPSENGLRCDTRHLSLGGATVKGDFQFSVSPYGQAQLAKALHTNELEECEGLFVYLDGFHMGIGGDDSWSPSIRPEYQLKDSFYQWQFELS; encoded by the coding sequence ATGAGTTTGTTGATTCGCCGGGATTGGGAAAATCCAGAAATAACCTCTTGGAATCGCTTGAAAGCGCATTCACCATTGCAAAGCTGGTCATCAGAAACTTCTGCATTAAATGGTGTGTCCAGTGACAGAAAAATCTCTTTGGATGGTGACTGGAGCTTTGGCTTATTTCCTTCACCGGAAGCCGTGCCTGCCAGTTTTCCTGAAAAGGGTATTGCAGAGTCAGGCACCATAAAGGTTCCCGGCAACTGGCAGACCCAGGGTCATGACAAACCCATTTACACCAACGTTAAATACCCATTCCCGTGCAAGCCTCCCTTTGTTCCTGAGGAAAACCCAACCGGTTGTTACTCAACGACTTTCCAGTTACCAGAAAACTGGGAAGCCAATAGCCAGACCCGCATTATTTTTGACGGGGTAAACAGTGCCTTTTATCTCTGGTGCAATGGTGCGATGGTGGGTTACTCGCAGGACAGCCGTCTGCCTGCTGCATTTGATCTGTCGTCTTATCTGCAGCCCGGAGAAAACCGCCTGTGCGTTATGGTGATTCGCTGGTCCGATGGCAGCTATCTGGAAGACCAGGATATGTGGTGGCTCAGTGGTATTTATCGCTCTGTGACCCTGCTGAACAAGCCTGCCAGCCATATCACCGATGTGCGTATCACACCGGATCTGGATCACGGCTATGAACACGGTTCTCTGAACATTGTCGTTGATACCTGTCAGAGTGAAGACCTGTCTGTTCGAACCACGCTCTATTCGGGGCAAACCGTCGTTTGCACAAAGACCCAGCCAGTAGGAACCGGCCCGGTTGATGAAAAAGGCGGGTACGATGATCGCTGCATTATCGACGTTGATATTGCTTCTCCAACATTATGGAGCGCTGAAGAGCCTAACCTGTATCGTCTGACCGTTACCCTGGTCGATGCCAGCGGTAAAGCGTTTGAAACAGAAGCTTACAATGTCGGTTTCCGTAAAGTTGAAATTAAAAATGGCTTGTTAACCCTGAACGGCTCACCACTGATGATCCGTGGTGTTAACAAGCACGAACACAACCCTGCCACCGGCCACTTTGAAACCGTTGACGATGTCAGGGAGCATCTGCTGCTGATCAAGCAGAGTAACTTCAATGCCGTGCGCTGTTCTCACTACCCTCACCAGCCAGCATTTTATGAATTATGCGACGAGTTGGGTTTATATGTAGTCGATGAAGCCAACATTGAAACCCACGGCATGAACCCAATGGGTAAGCTGGCCGATGATCCTCGCTGGTTGAGTGCATTTATGGAGCGCACAACCCGAATGGTGGCGCGGGACTTCAACCATCCGTCCATTATTATCTGGTCACTGGGCAATGAGTCCGGTTACGGTGCAGCCCATGATGCTATGTACCAGTGGATCAAACGGACTGACCCTTCCCGTCCGGTGCAGTATGAAGGTGGCGGTTCCAATACCGCAGCAACAGACATCATCTGCCCAATGTATGCCCGTACTGATCAGGATCTCCCCCAGCCGTGCTATGACGAACCGAAGTGGGCGTTGAACAAGTGGGTCGGGTTAGCCAACGAAAACCGTCCGATAATTTTGTGCGAATACGCTCATGCCATGGGTAACAGTCTGGGTGGCTTTGCCGAATACTGGGAAGCGTTCCGCAAACATGATCGGTTGCAGGGTGGATTTATCTGGGACTGGGTTGATCAGGGGCTGGATAAATACGATGACAATGGCAAGCACTATTGGGCTTATGGCGGTGACTTTGGCGATGAAATCAACGATCGGCAGTTCTGCATTAATGGTCTGGTATTCCCGGATAAAACGCCTCATCCGACCCTTTATGAAGCGAAACGGGCGCAGCAGCCTTTCACTTTTGAACTAACAGAAGACGACAGTCTTACACTGGATATCGTCAGTGAGTACTGCTTTGTCGGAACAGACAATCATCGGTTGAGCTGGGAGCTGATTGCCGGAGAAGAACGGTTAGCCAGCGGTGAGACCGTACTGGACATTGCGCCGGGTCAACGTCAGCAGATCAGTATCGAGACTCCTGACAATGTGACCGGGGCTCTGCCACGTCTGAACGTAGTCATTACTCAAACCGAAGCAACGGCGTGGTCAGAAGCAGGTCATGAAATCGCTCGTCAGCAATTCATGCTGCGTGAATCACTGACTGTTAATCGTATGGATGTCCGTAGAGAATCAGCCGTGATTGCTGAGTCCGAAACCGATTATTCCATTACGGCTGGCAACAGCCAGTGGCTGTTGAACAAGACGACAGGTCAGTTGAACAGCTGGATTAAAAACCACGAAGAGCAACTGCTTGCGCCTGTGCAGGATAACTTCTTCCGAGCACCACTGGATAACGATATTGGTGTCAGTGAAGTGGACCGGCCGGACCCGAATGCCTGGATGGCACGCTGGCAGAGAGCCGGCCTGTTTAACCTGGTGCATCGGTGTGTTGAGACTCACTGTGACCATGAACGGGGAACAGTGACTGCCCATCATGAATACTTTGCCGATGAGCAGGCGAAGCACCCGATTATCAAAACGTCATGGACTTATCAGTTCACGGTTGATGGCGAAGCCATCATTGCCGTTGACGTTCAGCTTGATCCATCTTTACCGCCTGTGCCACGGGTCGGAGCCAGCCTGCGCCTGAAGCAGAAGCCCGACACAGTGACCTGGCAGGGGCGTGGTCCTCACGAGAACTACCCGGACCGTAAGCTGAGTGCAGACTTTGGTGTCTGGTCAGAAACACCTGCTGCCATGCACACGCCGTATATTTTCCCGAGCGAGAATGGTCTTCGTTGCGATACACGTCACTTATCGCTCGGCGGTGCAACGGTGAAAGGTGACTTTCAGTTCAGTGTCAGCCCTTATGGTCAGGCGCAACTGGCGAAAGCGCTGCACACCAATGAACTGGAAGAGTGTGAAGGGTTGTTTGTTTATCTGGATGGTTTTCACATGGGGATTGGTGGTGATGATTCCTGGTCACCGAGCATTCGTCCTGAATACCAGCTGAAAGACTCTTTCTATCAATGGCAGTTTGAATTGTCCTGA
- a CDS encoding substrate-binding domain-containing protein, with the protein MVSIKDVAREANVSTATVSRVINRQSNTSSAVTTAVHQAIAKLGYKTSSNKHSAGLIGVMVSDVSEPFFGQIIKGVENVARQNDKRLLVLSSQYSADTERQTIKQLLNHCDHAIVHTKWLTDDELIEYARQMPGLILINRYIKSIRHRCIALDNVHGGYIATRHLLNKGHRNIGYLCSEQNIDDATHRLMGYKQALMEFGLDIDEQFISLCYPSEEGGRLGTYNLLAKKLPLTAIVTYNDIMAAGALAALAENGIKCPDDISVVGFDDLIIAGYLNPKLSTVRYPAAAMAEQAARLSLKLTDQGESGQSSFISEHILIPSFVERNSTSVCTSQTPVVF; encoded by the coding sequence ATGGTTTCGATAAAGGATGTTGCCAGAGAGGCGAATGTGTCTACGGCAACCGTATCAAGGGTTATCAATCGCCAGTCGAATACAAGCAGTGCAGTGACCACTGCCGTTCATCAGGCTATCGCCAAACTGGGTTACAAAACCAGTAGCAATAAACATTCAGCAGGCCTGATTGGTGTCATGGTTTCTGATGTATCGGAACCTTTTTTTGGCCAGATAATCAAGGGGGTAGAAAATGTTGCCCGCCAAAACGACAAACGTCTTCTCGTTCTGAGTAGTCAGTACAGTGCCGACACTGAGCGCCAGACCATAAAGCAGTTACTGAATCACTGTGATCATGCCATTGTCCACACTAAATGGCTGACGGATGACGAGCTAATTGAATACGCCCGCCAGATGCCGGGGCTTATCTTGATTAACCGTTACATAAAATCCATCCGTCATCGCTGTATTGCACTGGATAATGTTCACGGTGGTTATATTGCAACCCGACACCTGTTGAACAAAGGCCATAGAAATATCGGCTACTTATGCTCTGAACAGAATATAGACGACGCCACTCATCGATTAATGGGTTATAAACAGGCATTGATGGAATTCGGCCTTGATATTGATGAGCAGTTTATTTCCCTCTGCTATCCTTCCGAGGAAGGTGGAAGACTGGGTACTTATAATCTGCTCGCCAAAAAGTTGCCCCTGACAGCCATTGTTACCTACAACGATATTATGGCGGCGGGTGCCCTGGCTGCTCTTGCAGAAAACGGAATCAAATGTCCGGACGATATATCCGTTGTCGGATTTGATGACCTGATTATTGCTGGCTATCTGAATCCAAAGCTATCGACTGTTCGCTATCCTGCTGCCGCCATGGCTGAACAGGCTGCCAGACTGTCGCTTAAGCTGACGGATCAGGGCGAATCTGGTCAATCTTCATTCATCAGTGAACATATTCTGATCCCCTCCTTTGTTGAGCGTAACAGTACTTCTGTGTGCACATCCCAAACGCCTGTTGTTTTCTGA
- the galE gene encoding UDP-glucose 4-epimerase GalE, with amino-acid sequence MSILVTGGAGYIGSHTCLELLKAGYDVVVVDNLCNAKEESLKRVSHIAGREIVFKNVDIRDVSGLRKVFSAFSIDAVVHFAGLKAVGESTKIPMKYYDNNVNGTRCLLEVMDEFDVRHLVFSSSATVYGDPETVPVREDSPTGTPTNPYGRTKLVVEEMLRDLAASDDRWNFSLLRYFNPVGAHESGRIGEDPNGIPNNLMPFIAQVAVGKREKLSVYGGDYPTEDGTGIRDYIHVVDLAEGHLAALKTHWNDTGVHTYNLGTGNGSSVLEMLSAFEIACGHNIPHEIVARRPGDIAECFADPAYANEKLGWTATRTIAEMTADTWKWQTSNPEGYSE; translated from the coding sequence ATGAGTATTCTGGTCACAGGTGGAGCCGGTTATATTGGCAGCCATACATGCCTTGAGCTGTTGAAGGCTGGCTATGATGTTGTTGTCGTTGATAATTTATGTAACGCCAAGGAAGAGTCCCTGAAACGGGTGTCACATATTGCCGGTCGCGAAATTGTTTTCAAGAATGTTGATATTCGGGATGTTTCAGGACTGAGAAAAGTCTTTTCAGCGTTTTCCATTGATGCTGTCGTCCATTTTGCCGGCTTAAAAGCGGTAGGCGAATCGACAAAAATTCCAATGAAATATTACGACAACAATGTCAATGGTACCCGCTGTCTGCTGGAAGTCATGGATGAATTCGATGTGCGCCATCTGGTCTTCAGCTCATCAGCCACCGTGTACGGAGACCCTGAAACCGTTCCTGTCCGTGAAGATTCCCCTACCGGCACACCGACGAATCCTTATGGTCGCACCAAACTGGTGGTTGAGGAGATGCTGAGAGACCTGGCCGCTTCTGATGACCGCTGGAATTTCAGTCTGCTGCGCTACTTCAATCCGGTCGGTGCTCATGAAAGCGGCAGGATTGGTGAAGACCCTAACGGCATTCCCAACAACCTGATGCCTTTCATTGCCCAGGTCGCCGTTGGCAAGCGGGAAAAACTGAGTGTATACGGCGGTGATTATCCAACCGAAGACGGCACTGGCATTCGTGACTACATCCATGTTGTCGATCTGGCCGAGGGACATCTGGCAGCTCTGAAAACCCACTGGAACGATACCGGCGTTCATACCTACAACCTGGGAACCGGAAACGGTAGCAGTGTTCTGGAAATGCTAAGTGCTTTTGAGATCGCCTGTGGTCACAACATCCCTCACGAAATCGTTGCACGTCGACCAGGCGATATAGCGGAGTGTTTCGCAGACCCGGCGTATGCCAACGAAAAGCTGGGCTGGACTGCCACCCGGACGATTGCCGAAATGACCGCCGATACCTGGAAATGGCAAACCTCAAACCCGGAAGGCTACAGCGAATAA
- a CDS encoding UDP-glucose--hexose-1-phosphate uridylyltransferase, whose protein sequence is MSKEFNPIDHPHRRYNPLTGDWILVSPHRAKRPWQGQVEKTATDNRPTHDPDCYLCPGNERITGDSNPDYTRPYVFANDFPALLTDTPDADGDSDLFRSSGARGEARVICFSPDHSKTLPQLSVEEIRQVVDVWSEQVTELGNQYPWVQLFENKGAVMGCSNPHPHGQVWASSFLPNEARKEDDNQRQWLTDKRSNMLVEYALKESESGERTVVENDDWIAVVPYWAAWPFETLLLPKRHILRMPDLKDSERTTLADILKRLTTRYDNLFQTSFPYSMGWHGAPTEQGDCAQENHEHWQLHAHFYPPLLRSATVRKFMVGFEMLAESQRDLTAEQAAERLRNLSETHYLNV, encoded by the coding sequence ATGTCTAAGGAATTTAACCCGATCGATCATCCACATCGCCGTTACAATCCGCTGACCGGTGACTGGATTCTGGTTTCCCCCCATCGTGCTAAACGACCATGGCAGGGACAGGTAGAAAAGACAGCTACCGACAATCGCCCGACCCACGACCCGGATTGTTATCTCTGTCCGGGTAATGAGCGAATTACCGGCGACAGTAATCCGGACTATACCCGGCCTTATGTGTTTGCCAATGATTTCCCGGCACTGCTGACCGATACGCCAGACGCTGACGGTGACTCTGACCTGTTCAGGTCTTCCGGAGCCCGTGGCGAGGCAAGAGTAATCTGCTTTTCTCCGGATCACAGTAAAACCCTGCCGCAGTTAAGTGTCGAAGAAATTCGACAGGTGGTGGATGTATGGTCTGAACAGGTGACAGAGCTGGGCAACCAGTACCCATGGGTGCAGCTGTTCGAAAACAAGGGTGCGGTAATGGGCTGTTCCAATCCACACCCCCATGGGCAGGTATGGGCCAGCAGTTTTCTGCCCAATGAAGCCCGCAAAGAAGACGACAACCAGAGACAGTGGCTGACGGACAAGCGCAGCAATATGCTGGTTGAATATGCCCTTAAAGAATCTGAATCCGGTGAACGGACGGTGGTTGAAAATGATGACTGGATTGCTGTTGTTCCGTACTGGGCAGCCTGGCCGTTTGAAACCCTGTTACTGCCTAAACGTCATATTCTGAGAATGCCGGATCTGAAAGACAGCGAACGTACGACACTGGCAGATATTCTCAAACGACTGACGACCAGATACGACAACCTGTTTCAGACTTCTTTCCCATACTCCATGGGCTGGCATGGTGCGCCGACAGAACAGGGCGACTGTGCGCAGGAGAACCATGAACACTGGCAACTGCATGCGCATTTTTATCCGCCACTGCTGCGTTCAGCCACTGTGCGCAAGTTTATGGTGGGCTTTGAAATGCTGGCAGAGTCCCAACGAGACCTGACGGCTGAACAGGCCGCTGAACGACTGCGTAATTTATCCGAAACCCATTACCTGAACGTCTGA
- the galK gene encoding galactokinase — translation MEMKQQLIALFEKTFGEQPELFYQAPGRVNLIGEHTDYNDGFVLPCAIDYQAIIAATPRDDQKLVVTAAAFDGQTTEFELSLPVEPSEDATWSNYVRGVATALLERGLALEGANMAIIGNVPQGAGLSSSACLEVCTGLALTRMSGHDVSLKDLALIGQEAENKYVGVNCGIMDQMVSARGEEGHAMLLDCRSLDTRSVAIPEGAAVVIINSNKKRGLVDSEYNTRRQQCEAVAKHFEVKALRDITVEMLEARKGELDEVAYRRARHVVTEDVRTLEAAEAMPRGDLKRMGELMAASHISMRDDFEITVPEIDAIVDIVKEVIGEEGGVRMTGGGFGGCVVALAPESKVEAIRQAIDSQYETATGLVADIYVCKASQGASAL, via the coding sequence ATGGAAATGAAACAACAACTGATTGCCCTGTTTGAAAAAACCTTTGGAGAACAGCCTGAGTTATTCTATCAAGCACCCGGCCGGGTCAACCTGATTGGCGAACATACCGACTACAATGACGGTTTTGTATTACCCTGCGCCATTGATTATCAGGCTATCATTGCCGCAACACCAAGAGATGATCAGAAGCTTGTTGTAACCGCAGCGGCATTTGACGGGCAGACCACTGAGTTTGAACTGTCTCTGCCTGTTGAGCCCAGTGAAGATGCTACCTGGAGCAACTATGTCAGAGGTGTGGCAACGGCCCTGCTGGAGCGTGGCCTGGCGCTGGAAGGTGCCAATATGGCTATCATCGGCAATGTGCCACAGGGTGCCGGACTCTCGTCGTCAGCCTGTCTGGAGGTTTGCACTGGCCTGGCACTGACCCGCATGTCCGGTCATGACGTCAGCCTGAAAGACCTGGCGTTAATTGGTCAGGAAGCTGAAAACAAATACGTTGGTGTTAACTGCGGCATTATGGACCAGATGGTTTCAGCCCGTGGTGAGGAAGGCCATGCCATGCTGCTGGACTGCCGCAGCCTGGATACCCGCTCTGTTGCCATACCGGAAGGCGCTGCGGTGGTGATTATCAACTCCAACAAAAAGCGTGGACTGGTTGATTCAGAATACAACACTCGTCGTCAGCAATGTGAGGCAGTGGCTAAACACTTTGAGGTGAAGGCGCTGAGGGATATCACCGTAGAGATGCTGGAAGCCCGCAAAGGTGAACTTGATGAAGTGGCTTACCGCCGGGCTCGCCATGTCGTCACTGAAGATGTACGAACCCTGGAAGCGGCTGAAGCCATGCCCAGAGGTGACCTGAAGCGTATGGGTGAACTGATGGCAGCCTCCCATATTTCCATGCGCGATGACTTTGAAATTACCGTACCGGAAATTGATGCCATTGTTGATATCGTCAAAGAAGTCATTGGTGAAGAAGGCGGCGTTCGTATGACGGGCGGTGGTTTTGGAGGTTGTGTCGTTGCTCTTGCTCCTGAGAGCAAAGTGGAAGCGATCAGGCAGGCAATTGACAGCCAGTATGAAACCGCTACCGGACTGGTTGCTGATATTTATGTGTGCAAAGCCAGCCAGGGTGCTTCTGCTCTTTAA